The following are from one region of the Jatrophihabitans sp. genome:
- a CDS encoding RNA polymerase-binding protein RbpA, whose amino-acid sequence MAGGSAIRGSRVGAGPMGERERGESAPRQWVSFFCANGHETKPAFAIEALVPDTWDCPRCGFPAGRESAAPPAAPRNEPYKTHLAYVKERRSDADGDAILEEALARLRARRGEA is encoded by the coding sequence GTGGCAGGTGGCAGCGCAATCCGCGGCAGCCGGGTCGGCGCCGGGCCGATGGGGGAGCGGGAGCGTGGCGAGTCCGCTCCCCGCCAGTGGGTCTCGTTCTTCTGCGCCAACGGCCACGAGACCAAGCCTGCCTTCGCGATCGAGGCCCTGGTGCCCGACACCTGGGACTGCCCGCGCTGCGGCTTTCCAGCCGGCCGCGAGTCCGCGGCCCCGCCGGCCGCACCCCGCAACGAGCCGTACAAGACCCACCTGGCCTACGTGAAGGAGCGCCGCTCCGACGCCGACGGCGACGCCATCCTCGAAGAGGCGCTGGCTCGGCTGCGGGCCCGCCGCGGCGAGGCCTGA
- the secG gene encoding preprotein translocase subunit SecG, which translates to MIITTLSIVLIIASLLLMVLVLLHRGKGGGLSSMFGGSLYSSLSGSSVVERNLDRLTVIAGLVWSICIIGLGLLYKAS; encoded by the coding sequence ATGATCATCACGACGCTGTCGATCGTCCTCATCATCGCGAGCCTGCTGCTGATGGTCCTGGTGCTGCTGCACCGCGGCAAGGGCGGCGGCCTCTCCTCGATGTTCGGCGGCTCGCTCTACTCCAGCCTGTCGGGCTCCTCCGTGGTCGAGCGCAACCTCGACCGGCTCACCGTCATCGCCGGCCTGGTCTGGTCCATCTGCATCATCGGTCTCGGACTGCTCTACAAGGCGAGCTGA